In Bacteroidia bacterium, a genomic segment contains:
- the queG gene encoding tRNA epoxyqueuosine(34) reductase QueG, producing MNTETLTHLIKKEGYRLGFDMIGISQAEFLEKEARDLEKWLNMQQHGTMTWMENYFDKRVDPRLLVPGAKSVISVIHNYFPQPDSCQPKDAPKVSTYAWGEDYHKVLKKKLYELFLFIEETTGTEIPGRVFVDSAPVMDKAWARRSGLGWIGKNTNLITPHKGSWFFIGEIILDLELVADGPVKDYCGTCTRCIDACPTEALEPYKIDASRCISYLTIELKENISASFEDKLEGWAYGCDICQEVCPWNRFSTPHPGGEFKPLHHITQFDRADWEELDEKAFKKLTRYSAMSRIKWGKMQDNLKKNRK from the coding sequence ATGAATACTGAAACACTCACGCATTTGATCAAAAAAGAGGGCTACAGGCTGGGGTTTGATATGATAGGTATTTCTCAGGCTGAGTTTCTCGAGAAGGAAGCACGAGATCTGGAAAAATGGCTGAATATGCAACAGCATGGGACTATGACCTGGATGGAAAACTATTTTGACAAACGGGTAGATCCCCGTCTGCTCGTCCCCGGAGCAAAGTCTGTGATCAGTGTCATTCACAATTATTTCCCCCAGCCAGACTCCTGCCAACCAAAGGATGCGCCCAAAGTTTCTACTTATGCCTGGGGCGAAGACTATCATAAAGTACTCAAAAAGAAACTGTATGAATTATTTCTTTTTATTGAAGAAACAACCGGAACAGAAATACCGGGAAGAGTATTTGTGGACTCAGCACCCGTCATGGACAAAGCATGGGCCAGGCGAAGTGGATTAGGTTGGATCGGTAAAAACACCAATCTTATCACGCCCCACAAGGGTTCATGGTTTTTTATCGGGGAAATTATCCTTGATCTGGAGTTAGTAGCAGACGGTCCGGTCAAGGACTATTGCGGCACTTGCACACGTTGTATCGATGCATGCCCTACCGAGGCACTGGAGCCTTATAAAATCGATGCCTCCCGATGCATTTCTTACCTGACGATAGAATTGAAGGAAAATATCAGCGCTTCATTTGAAGACAAACTGGAAGGCTGGGCATATGGCTGCGATATTTGCCAGGAAGTCTGTCCATGGAACCGTTTCTCGACACCTCATCCAGGGGGAGAATTTAAGCCCTTGCACCATATCACCCAATTTGATCGCGCAGACTGGGAGGAGTTGGATGAAAAAGCATTCAAAAAACTCACACGCTACTCTGCCATGAGCCGTATTAAATGGGGGAAAATGCAGGACAATCTAAAAAAAAACCGAAAATAG